From the genome of Arthrobacter sp. SLBN-122:
AGCGGCTTCGAGTTCAGGCACCTCGGCAGCGAACTCAGGATCCTCCGAGGCCATTTCCTTGGCAGCAGCAAGGTCGTCCCGGATGCCTTCCCACCTGTGGTAGGCCTCAACAATGCCATTAAGCTGAGCCGAACGCCGCCCGAGCTTCCGGGCAAGCCGCTGGTCAGCATAAACAGCAGGATCCCCCAGCTGCGCCTGGATAGCATCATGCTCATCAAGCAGGCCCTGTACGGACTCAAACATTTTTCAAAACCTCTTTCGACTTGCACAAGTCTAGTAATGCGACAAGGTGGGTTAACGCCGAACCGCTCAAAATATGCCGGCCAGGGAGTGGCTTCGGGCTTGCCGGAGCTGGGTGGCCTGGGATCGTAGATCGCAAGCCACCCGGCGTAGGGGCGGGGCCGGCATATTTTGAGCGGTGAGCTCAGCTACTTGTCGTTATCGGACTTCGCACCAAGCGTCGTCTTCTGGACCTGCATGAGGAACTCGACGTTGCTCTGGGTTTCGCGGATCTTGTTGGTGAGCAGTTCAAGGCTCTGCTGGGTCTCGAGTCCGGAGAGGACGCGGCGCAGCTTCCACATGATCTTGACTTCTTCGGGCGAGAGCAGGTTTTCCTCGCGGCGGGTGCCCGAGGCGTTGACGTCCACGGCGGGGAAGATGCGCTTGTCGGCCAGCTGGCGGGACAGGCGGAGCTCCATGTTGCCGGTGCCCTTGAACTCTTCGAAGATGACCTCGTCCATCTTGGATCCGGTCTCGACGAGTGCCGTGGCCAGGATGGTGAGCGAGCCGCCGTTCTCGATGTTGCGGGCGGCACCGAAGAAGCGCTTGGGCGGGTAGAGGGCTGCGGAGTCGACGCCACCGGACAGGATGCGGCCGGAGGCCGGTGCCGCCAGGTTGTAGGCGCGGCCCAGGCGGGTCATGGAGTCCAGGAGGACCACCACGTCCATGCCCATTTCCACGAGGCGCTTGGCGCGTTCGATGGAGAGTTCGGCCACAGTGGTGTGGTCGTCGGCGGGACGGTCGAAGGTGGAGGCGATGACCTCACCCTTGACGGTGCGCTGCATGTCCGTGACTTCTTCGGGGCGTTCGTCAACCAGCACCATCATGAGGTGGACCTCAGGGTTGTTGGTGGTGATCGCGTTGGCGATGGACTGCAGGATGAGCGTCTTGCCGGCCTTGGGCGGGGAGACGATCAGGCCGCGCTGGCCCTTGCCGATGGGGGCAACGAGGTCGATGACGCGGGGACCGATCTTCTTGGGGTCGGTCTCCAGGCGCAGGCGCTCAGACGGGTACAGCGGAACCAGTTTGGCGAACTCTACGCGGTCCTTCAGCTCTTCCGGGGTCTTGCCGTTGACAGAGGTCACGCGCACCAGGGCGTTGAACTTCTGGCGGTTGGACTGCTGGCTGCGGTCTTCGCCGTCACGGGGTGCGCGGATGGCACCGACGACGGCGTCGCCCTTGCGGAGGTTGTACTTCTTGACCTGGGCCAGGGAGACGTAGACGTCGTTGGGGCCGGGCAGGTAGCCGGAGGTCCGGATGAACGCGTAGTTCTCCAGGACGTCCAGGATGCCGGCGACTGGCAGCAGGACGTCGTCTTCGGTGATCTCGACGTCGTCCACGTCGGGGCCCTGGTTGCGGCCCCGACGGCGGTCGTTGCGGTCGCGGAAGCGGTCGTTGCGGGAGTTGTCCCGGTCCTGGCCGCCGGAGCGGTCATTGCGGTCATTCCGGTCGCGGCGGTTCCGGCGGTTGCGGCGGCTGCCGCCGTCACTGTCGTCGTTGTCCCGGCTGCCTTCACGCTGGCCTGCATCGCGGCTGCCGCTGTTGTCACGGCCGCCGTCCGAGTCGCGCGAGGTGTTGTCGCGGCCGCGGGTGCGGCCGCCGTCGCGGCGTTCGGTGCGCTGGCCGGCGTCGCCCGTTTCAGTTGCGGGGGCTTCGGTGCGCTGTTCGCCCGAACGCTGCTCGCCTGAACGCTGTTCCGTGGCGGGCTGCTCCACCGGAGTTTCTGCCGGGGCCTCCTGGACGGCGGCGGCAGCAGCCTCGCTGCGGCGGCGGTTGCGGGTGCGGGGCTGGCGGCGCTCCTGGGCGCCTTCGGTTCCCTCCGTGGTTT
Proteins encoded in this window:
- the rho gene encoding transcription termination factor Rho, with the protein product MTETTELSPAVEHTTSAAESPAATAKSSGLAGLKLAQLQALASQLGISGGSRMRKGDLVSAISAHRAGTLTAKAPAKAAERAPETAVASAAPASAPEAPAAEAPAAEGTRARGRGRSRRAVSDGVVAPAAEAPVVETPAAPSGATVEAPSAAPAETTEGTEGAQERRQPRTRNRRRSEAAAAAVQEAPAETPVEQPATEQRSGEQRSGEQRTEAPATETGDAGQRTERRDGGRTRGRDNTSRDSDGGRDNSGSRDAGQREGSRDNDDSDGGSRRNRRNRRDRNDRNDRSGGQDRDNSRNDRFRDRNDRRRGRNQGPDVDDVEITEDDVLLPVAGILDVLENYAFIRTSGYLPGPNDVYVSLAQVKKYNLRKGDAVVGAIRAPRDGEDRSQQSNRQKFNALVRVTSVNGKTPEELKDRVEFAKLVPLYPSERLRLETDPKKIGPRVIDLVAPIGKGQRGLIVSPPKAGKTLILQSIANAITTNNPEVHLMMVLVDERPEEVTDMQRTVKGEVIASTFDRPADDHTTVAELSIERAKRLVEMGMDVVVLLDSMTRLGRAYNLAAPASGRILSGGVDSAALYPPKRFFGAARNIENGGSLTILATALVETGSKMDEVIFEEFKGTGNMELRLSRQLADKRIFPAVDVNASGTRREENLLSPEEVKIMWKLRRVLSGLETQQSLELLTNKIRETQSNVEFLMQVQKTTLGAKSDNDK